The proteins below are encoded in one region of Deinococcus ruber:
- a CDS encoding EAL domain-containing protein: protein MTIAPTDPYELLKKAESVVSATPTEAMALTQQVLRATPVGSLPGVRARAQLLLAEALWRTGDLSAAETVLQEARPYIAYIGTGAKSRTAQYAYITAQIRRSQNRIEEALTAFNQAVNSAEQDGQYSLQATAHNQMAQMQHQKGDSAAALRNLDRAISLRHQLQDLAGELRLICNKGIILVEQGHTADALKQLAQAQEKLEQGQLPLSSELHFRSTLGMLMEQLGHLEEAGRHYLRGRELAIQSGDVTAQLTLAVNSGEVHRQLGALHLAVPLLEEALRGAQEIKDTRIESAALQSLGTITSLQGNYTLAQQYFEEAEALAVHRTDVAGEIEALLGQGRNDLAEHHHARAQLRAERALHLAQESNRLQHVVTAHLLLAEVHEQHDPRASIQHLQAVRQAEQDLRAAAFAEQARHLAARADLESAHRQTEHERQLRNASDTARAAAESALQTQLEALERHRLHDPLCGLPNRLLLNVLLGNAMRQTQRHPHALAVAILDLDQFKQVNDAFGYAIGDELLKEVARRVMQDIGERDILARTDGDEFVLILCEEVDHSIEERLQRILMHIQEEFTSNGQDLIVAASIGVAFYPDHGLTSDDLQRAAHTALTQAKYLHSGVEIYHGGQVERQEALQVETALAKALQRQEFQVYYQPLIDAHSGRAVKIEALLRWKNPTLGMRSPAEFIPILERSGGIVPVGQWVLNEACRAAATHPDLRVAVNLSARQFSQGDLPGTVRQALQASGLPPHRLDLEITESLMMQSPERAATVMGRLKETGARVILDDFGTGYSSLSYLARFPLDGLKIDRSFVNALSETSGQAIIRAIVQLGSTLGLEVVAEGVETPEQHALLKQLGVPLLQGYLFGRPQPQLPDTPG from the coding sequence ATGACCATCGCTCCTACCGATCCCTATGAACTTCTGAAAAAGGCGGAGAGTGTGGTGTCTGCCACGCCCACCGAGGCAATGGCGCTGACGCAGCAGGTGCTGCGAGCTACGCCTGTCGGAAGTCTGCCGGGCGTGCGGGCGCGGGCGCAACTTCTGCTGGCCGAAGCTCTGTGGCGTACCGGCGACCTGAGTGCAGCAGAAACGGTCTTGCAGGAAGCCAGACCCTACATCGCGTATATAGGAACGGGTGCTAAGAGCAGAACCGCGCAGTATGCGTATATCACCGCGCAGATTCGCCGCAGCCAGAACCGCATCGAAGAAGCGCTGACAGCATTTAATCAGGCGGTCAACAGCGCTGAACAGGACGGTCAGTACAGCTTGCAGGCCACCGCACACAATCAGATGGCACAGATGCAGCATCAGAAAGGAGACAGTGCAGCGGCCCTCAGAAATCTCGACCGCGCCATCAGTCTGCGTCACCAGCTTCAGGATCTGGCGGGCGAACTGCGCCTGATCTGCAATAAGGGCATCATTCTGGTGGAACAGGGTCACACCGCCGACGCCCTGAAGCAACTCGCGCAGGCACAGGAAAAGCTCGAACAGGGTCAGCTGCCGCTGTCGAGCGAACTGCACTTTCGCAGCACGCTCGGCATGTTGATGGAGCAGCTTGGACACCTCGAAGAAGCGGGGCGTCATTATCTGCGTGGCCGCGAACTGGCGATTCAGAGCGGTGATGTCACGGCCCAGCTCACATTGGCGGTGAACAGCGGAGAAGTGCACCGTCAGCTCGGAGCACTTCATCTGGCCGTGCCGCTGCTGGAAGAGGCGCTCAGGGGCGCACAGGAGATCAAAGACACCCGCATCGAGAGTGCCGCGCTTCAGTCGCTGGGAACCATCACGTCACTCCAGGGAAATTACACCCTCGCGCAGCAGTATTTCGAGGAAGCCGAGGCGCTGGCGGTGCACCGGACCGACGTGGCGGGCGAGATCGAGGCGCTGCTGGGACAGGGCCGCAACGACCTTGCCGAGCACCACCACGCCAGGGCGCAGCTGCGGGCCGAGCGGGCGCTGCATCTCGCGCAGGAAAGTAACCGTCTGCAACACGTCGTCACGGCGCATCTGCTGCTGGCAGAGGTACACGAGCAGCATGATCCGCGTGCCAGCATTCAGCATCTTCAGGCGGTTCGTCAGGCCGAGCAGGATCTGCGGGCGGCTGCTTTTGCCGAGCAGGCCCGCCATCTGGCCGCCCGCGCCGACCTTGAAAGCGCCCACCGACAGACGGAACACGAACGCCAGCTGCGAAACGCCAGCGACACGGCCCGGGCCGCAGCAGAAAGTGCGCTCCAGACGCAGCTCGAAGCGCTGGAGCGCCACCGACTGCACGACCCGCTGTGTGGTCTTCCCAACCGCCTGCTTCTGAATGTGCTGCTCGGAAACGCGATGCGCCAGACCCAGCGGCACCCTCATGCCCTGGCCGTGGCGATTCTGGATCTCGACCAGTTCAAGCAGGTCAACGACGCTTTTGGCTACGCCATCGGCGACGAACTGCTCAAAGAGGTGGCCCGGCGGGTCATGCAGGATATCGGAGAGCGCGACATTCTCGCCCGCACCGACGGCGACGAATTTGTGCTGATTCTGTGCGAGGAAGTCGATCACAGCATCGAGGAACGGCTCCAGCGCATTCTGATGCATATTCAGGAGGAATTTACCAGCAACGGCCAGGATCTGATCGTCGCTGCCAGCATCGGGGTGGCCTTCTATCCAGATCACGGCTTGACGTCCGATGATCTTCAGCGTGCTGCCCACACCGCTCTGACGCAGGCCAAGTACCTGCACAGCGGTGTCGAGATCTACCACGGCGGCCAGGTCGAACGGCAGGAAGCGCTTCAGGTCGAAACCGCCCTTGCCAAGGCGCTGCAACGTCAGGAATTTCAGGTGTATTACCAGCCGCTGATTGACGCCCACAGCGGGCGGGCCGTGAAGATCGAGGCGTTGCTGCGCTGGAAGAACCCCACCCTGGGGATGCGGAGCCCCGCCGAGTTCATTCCGATTCTCGAACGCTCCGGCGGCATCGTGCCCGTCGGACAGTGGGTGCTGAACGAGGCGTGCCGCGCCGCCGCGACTCATCCGGATCTGCGCGTGGCGGTCAATCTGTCGGCCCGGCAGTTTTCACAGGGCGACCTGCCGGGTACGGTGCGTCAGGCACTTCAGGCCAGCGGTCTTCCGCCGCACCGACTCGATCTCGAAATCACCGAATCGCTGATGATGCAGTCTCCCGAGCGAGCCGCCACGGTGATGGGCCGCCTGAAGGAGACGGGCGCTCGGGTGATTCTCGACGATTTCGGCACCGGATATTCCAGCCTCAGCTATCTGGCGCGTTTTCCGCTGGACGGCCTCAAGATCGACCGTTCGTTCGTGAATGCGCTGAGTGAAACGAGCGGGCAGGCGATCATCCGCGCCATCGTGCAGCTCGGCAGTACGCTCGGGCTGGAGGTGGTGGCCGAAGGCGTCGAGACTCCCGAGCAGCACGCTCTGCTGAAACAGCTTGGAGTGCCGCTGCTTCAGGGCTATCTGTTCGGACGGCCACAGCCGCAGCTTCCTGACACGCCCGGCTGA
- a CDS encoding universal stress protein, whose product MMTHILVATDFNLCSLLAVQHTFNLTRALGGHVTLLHVRETENDDGEPAAVLLQKLGRQARRTPECVVRPCGADVAAVILQVANDLEAELIVMGAHGRQEAPHPVLGRTVQQVMRAAVVPVQVVPGTLKLPHPGGRWQVLVGS is encoded by the coding sequence ATGATGACCCATATACTCGTTGCCACCGACTTCAATTTATGCAGTCTGCTGGCCGTCCAGCACACGTTCAATCTGACCCGCGCCCTGGGCGGACACGTCACGCTGCTGCACGTCCGCGAGACAGAGAACGACGACGGCGAGCCTGCTGCCGTGCTGCTTCAGAAGCTCGGCAGACAGGCCCGCCGCACCCCGGAGTGTGTGGTTCGTCCCTGCGGCGCAGATGTGGCGGCCGTCATTCTTCAGGTGGCGAACGATCTGGAGGCCGAACTGATCGTGATGGGCGCACACGGGCGCCAGGAAGCCCCTCACCCGGTGCTGGGGCGAACGGTACAGCAGGTGATGAGGGCAGCGGTGGTGCCGGTTCAGGTGGTGCCCGGCACACTGAAGCTGCCACATCCGGGCGGTCGCTGGCAGGTTCTGGTCGGGAGCTGA
- a CDS encoding nitronate monooxygenase — MTLTEPHNRLPQIIQGGMGVGISSWQLARAVSMRGGLGVVSATCLDTMLVRGLQDGDPGGHLRRAMARFPLPDVAQQVERRYFRPQGREKGEPYQLLPMHSGLGSAWSRTLITLSSFVEVWLARQDHSGPVGINLLTKIQTQTLPGLYGAMLAGVDCVLMGAGIPRDIPGILDLFAAGQKAQLRLDVFGDAPGQKALLTLDPAEFGQEGRTLSRPAFLPIVSSNVLATMLARRASGSIQGLIVEGPTAGGHNAPPRGEMRHDDQGQPIYGPRDHVDLDALRELGVPFWLAGGTGSPGGLQRALAQGAAGIQVGTLFAYCQESGLEDSLKSEVLRQAARGSLGLLTDARASPTGFPFKVVQLADTLSDPELAAARRRICDLGYLREAYRQPGGGVGFRCPSEPVEAYVLKGGRPEDTLGRQCLCNALLADTGHGQPRGSGAELPLLTSGDDLLRLHEFLGDRQQYSAAQVLDWLTTGS, encoded by the coding sequence GTGACGCTGACAGAGCCGCACAACCGGCTGCCGCAGATCATTCAGGGTGGAATGGGGGTGGGGATTTCCAGCTGGCAGCTGGCGCGGGCAGTCTCGATGCGCGGAGGGCTGGGCGTGGTATCGGCCACCTGCCTCGATACCATGCTGGTTCGCGGCCTTCAGGACGGCGATCCGGGTGGACATCTGCGCCGTGCGATGGCCCGGTTTCCGCTGCCCGATGTGGCTCAGCAGGTCGAACGCCGTTATTTCCGCCCACAGGGCCGGGAAAAGGGCGAACCGTACCAGCTGCTGCCCATGCACAGCGGACTGGGCAGCGCCTGGAGCCGGACGCTCATCACCCTCAGCAGCTTTGTCGAGGTGTGGCTGGCCCGACAGGATCACAGCGGGCCGGTGGGCATCAATCTGCTGACGAAAATTCAGACTCAGACGCTGCCCGGCCTGTACGGGGCGATGCTGGCAGGGGTGGACTGCGTGCTGATGGGGGCGGGAATTCCACGAGACATTCCCGGTATTCTCGACCTGTTTGCGGCGGGGCAGAAGGCGCAGCTTCGGCTGGACGTTTTCGGCGACGCCCCAGGCCAGAAAGCGCTGCTGACGCTCGATCCTGCCGAGTTTGGGCAGGAAGGCCGCACGCTCAGCCGCCCGGCCTTCCTGCCCATCGTGTCCTCGAACGTGCTGGCAACCATGCTGGCACGCCGGGCCAGTGGCAGCATACAGGGGCTGATCGTGGAAGGTCCCACGGCAGGCGGGCACAATGCCCCGCCACGCGGCGAGATGCGGCACGACGACCAGGGCCAGCCGATCTACGGGCCACGCGATCACGTCGATCTGGACGCGCTCAGAGAACTGGGCGTGCCGTTCTGGCTGGCGGGCGGCACCGGCTCTCCCGGCGGCCTTCAGCGGGCGCTGGCGCAGGGTGCGGCGGGCATTCAGGTCGGCACGCTCTTCGCGTACTGCCAGGAATCGGGCCTGGAAGACTCGCTGAAGTCCGAGGTGCTGCGTCAGGCCGCACGCGGATCGCTGGGCCTGCTGACCGATGCGCGGGCGTCACCGACCGGGTTTCCCTTCAAGGTGGTGCAGCTCGCAGACACCCTCTCAGACCCGGAACTCGCGGCTGCCCGCCGCCGCATCTGCGACCTGGGCTATCTGCGCGAGGCATACCGGCAGCCCGGTGGCGGCGTCGGGTTCCGCTGTCCGTCCGAGCCGGTCGAAGCCTACGTCCTGAAAGGTGGTCGGCCCGAAGACACGCTGGGGCGGCAGTGCCTGTGTAACGCCCTGCTCGCGGATACCGGGCATGGGCAGCCGCGAGGCTCGGGCGCAGAATTGCCGCTGCTGACCAGTGGAGACGACCTGTTGCGCCTGCATGAATTCCTGGGTGATCGGCAGCAGTACAGTGCCGCTCAGGTGCTCGACTGGCTGACAACGGGGAGTTGA
- a CDS encoding ankyrin repeat domain-containing protein, producing the protein MNDATVTVPDDETLAFFQAIFELARQGDAAQLGPLLDAGLNANLRNHKGDTLLMLASYHGHLEAARVLLAHGANPDTRNDQGQSPIVGAAFKGNAEMVELLLDSGADIEGAGPAGKSALMMAAMFNRTQIVELLLKRGADLHATDVNGLSVADAARLMGAGDTAAQIEHLLALGAPETNSDSHGL; encoded by the coding sequence ATGAATGACGCCACCGTGACCGTGCCAGACGATGAAACGCTCGCCTTTTTTCAGGCCATCTTCGAGCTGGCCCGACAGGGAGACGCCGCGCAACTCGGGCCGCTGCTGGACGCGGGTCTGAATGCCAATCTGCGGAACCACAAGGGCGACACCCTGCTGATGCTCGCCAGCTATCACGGGCATCTGGAAGCGGCGCGGGTGCTGCTCGCACACGGCGCGAATCCGGATACCCGCAACGATCAGGGGCAGTCGCCCATCGTGGGGGCAGCGTTCAAGGGAAACGCCGAGATGGTCGAACTGCTCCTCGACAGCGGCGCAGACATCGAAGGCGCGGGCCCTGCCGGAAAATCGGCGCTGATGATGGCGGCCATGTTCAACCGCACGCAGATCGTCGAACTGCTGCTGAAGCGCGGCGCTGACCTGCACGCCACCGACGTGAACGGTCTGTCGGTGGCCGACGCGGCCCGCCTGATGGGTGCGGGCGACACGGCGGCACAGATCGAACACCTGCTGGCTCTGGGTGCGCCCGAAACGAACAGCGATTCACACGGTCTGTGA
- a CDS encoding ferritin-like domain-containing protein yields the protein MPEYTTTATRRRVLRDLMGAGGLLVADTLAGNSRATGMGGAVPLLQVAATTEALSVSFYTAVLAGATFHITDTATAALRQVLATEQQHLKLLRRLGGLPGATTFCVDPKVQTDARTFVMTAQHLAHLSAQTYLAATEDLAAHREAALAGAAARLAAREAQHSAVLAHLAGLDPLATAQPPLSSRRPADLWAALTPYLRPSAPGTLRLTLKSA from the coding sequence ATGCCCGAATACACGACCACCGCTACTCGCCGCCGCGTTCTGCGTGATCTGATGGGGGCCGGTGGGCTGCTGGTGGCAGACACGCTGGCAGGAAACAGCCGGGCAACAGGAATGGGCGGCGCAGTGCCGCTGCTTCAGGTGGCCGCCACCACCGAGGCGCTCAGCGTCAGCTTCTATACGGCTGTGCTGGCCGGAGCCACTTTCCACATCACAGACACGGCGACTGCGGCACTCCGGCAGGTGCTGGCAACCGAACAGCAGCATCTGAAGCTCCTCAGGCGTCTGGGTGGTCTGCCGGGTGCCACGACCTTCTGCGTCGATCCGAAGGTGCAGACCGACGCCCGCACCTTCGTCATGACCGCGCAGCATCTGGCACACCTCTCGGCGCAGACGTATCTGGCCGCCACCGAAGACCTCGCCGCCCACCGGGAAGCGGCGCTGGCCGGAGCCGCCGCACGGCTGGCCGCCCGCGAGGCCCAGCACAGCGCTGTACTAGCGCATCTGGCCGGACTCGACCCGCTGGCAACAGCCCAGCCGCCCCTCAGCTCTCGACGCCCCGCAGACCTGTGGGCGGCTCTGACGCCGTATCTCCGTCCTTCAGCGCCGGGAACACTGCGCCTGACGCTGAAGAGTGCCTGA
- a CDS encoding DoxX family protein — MTTDRAAPAVYSAEIPEPNITRFLFADTRLAPLWLLLRLYVGYEWLSAGWDKFTNPAGVWVGDKAGAAVSGFLNGALKKTSGDHPDVQGYYAWFVQHVALPNAAFLSYLVTYGEILVGVALILGLFTGIAAFFGGLMNANYLLAGTVSTNPALFVLATLLVLAWRTSGYWGLDRWILPRIGVPGAPGTLFRHSTPQTRQT, encoded by the coding sequence ATGACGACAGACCGTGCCGCACCAGCCGTATACTCCGCCGAAATTCCGGAACCGAATATCACGCGCTTTCTGTTTGCCGATACCCGTTTAGCTCCGCTGTGGCTGCTGCTCCGTCTGTATGTCGGCTACGAGTGGCTCAGTGCCGGATGGGACAAATTCACGAACCCGGCTGGCGTCTGGGTGGGCGACAAGGCGGGCGCTGCCGTCAGCGGCTTTCTGAACGGCGCACTGAAGAAGACGTCGGGGGACCATCCAGACGTGCAGGGCTATTACGCCTGGTTTGTTCAGCACGTCGCGCTGCCCAACGCTGCCTTTCTCAGCTATCTGGTGACCTACGGCGAGATTCTGGTGGGCGTCGCCCTGATTCTCGGCCTGTTTACCGGCATCGCGGCGTTTTTCGGTGGCCTGATGAATGCCAATTACCTGCTGGCCGGAACCGTTTCGACCAATCCGGCGCTCTTCGTGCTGGCGACCCTGCTGGTGCTGGCGTGGCGCACGTCGGGCTACTGGGGCCTCGACCGCTGGATTCTGCCGCGCATCGGTGTTCCCGGCGCACCCGGCACCCTGTTTCGCCACAGCACACCTCAGACACGGCAGACGTAA
- a CDS encoding c-type cytochrome: MRATVAGSATLLIFLLLLAGAYRTGTGLSGIHPQSGTATAATLPAPADGSSLFAANCAGCHGPKAQGGVGPKLAGLVKPWTQMQFEHAVLDGKAPEGRTLAPMMPHFRSAGFDGSPPTDAQLRALAQYLQSL; the protein is encoded by the coding sequence ATGAGAGCAACTGTTGCAGGCAGCGCCACCCTGCTCATCTTTCTGCTTCTGCTCGCCGGAGCGTACCGAACCGGAACGGGCCTGTCGGGCATTCATCCCCAGAGCGGCACGGCCACGGCGGCCACGTTGCCCGCACCCGCCGATGGTTCTAGCCTGTTTGCCGCCAACTGCGCCGGGTGTCATGGCCCGAAGGCTCAGGGCGGCGTGGGGCCGAAACTGGCTGGCCTGGTCAAGCCCTGGACGCAGATGCAGTTCGAACATGCGGTGCTGGACGGCAAAGCGCCGGAAGGCCGCACGCTCGCGCCGATGATGCCGCACTTCCGCAGTGCAGGTTTCGACGGTTCGCCCCCCACCGACGCGCAGCTCAGGGCGCTGGCACAGTACCTCCAGAGCCTCTAG
- a CDS encoding cytochrome C oxidase subunit II, giving the protein MLDHHTIEKYELGWLVVALVLIAMLFAGVLASMISETVPGFFGTKAQYIDPAKLSQTPFATPGLKTGPDGALDAYIVATAFQFQPNVLRVPAGRPVTLHMVSTDVIHGLLLGQGNVNVELIPGQVAVITKVFDHPGSYTSECNEYCGTGHQTMSFKLIVEAAK; this is encoded by the coding sequence ATGCTCGATCATCACACCATCGAAAAATATGAACTCGGCTGGCTGGTCGTCGCCCTGGTGCTGATCGCCATGCTGTTCGCGGGCGTCCTCGCCAGCATGATCAGTGAAACGGTGCCGGGCTTTTTTGGAACCAAAGCCCAGTACATCGACCCCGCCAAGCTGAGCCAGACCCCCTTTGCCACTCCCGGCCTGAAGACCGGGCCAGACGGTGCGCTTGACGCGTATATTGTTGCCACCGCCTTCCAGTTCCAGCCAAATGTGCTGCGCGTCCCTGCCGGGCGACCTGTGACGCTGCACATGGTCAGTACCGACGTGATTCACGGCCTGCTGCTCGGGCAGGGCAATGTGAATGTTGAGCTGATTCCCGGTCAGGTCGCGGTGATCACCAAAGTCTTCGATCATCCCGGCAGCTACACCTCGGAGTGCAACGAATACTGCGGCACCGGACATCAGACGATGTCGTTCAAGCTCATCGTGGAGGCCGCGAAATGA
- a CDS encoding cbb3-type cytochrome c oxidase subunit I yields the protein MTTTVSPALRPTEQVYAGHPEKKVTLYFLVTGLVLLLIGVAIGPLQALNYAGIDVYRYLPFLKSYYQGLSLHGVLNALVFTTYFISGLLLYLPCRALKVRPNLLVAWGAYWTMTAGVLMAAAALLTNNATLLYTFYPPLQGSPLFYIGAALLVVGSLIIGVQVIVIWTQWKRQHPGEITPLVAFMSVATWMMWLIASLGLVVEVVFLLIPWSLGWVKGVDPLLARTLFWYTGHPIVYFWVMPAYISWYALLPGQAGGKIASETMARLSFVLFLLLSTPVGLHHQFADTGISMSWKVIQMLLTFLVVIPSLLTAFSVGASLEIAARLRGGGGWVGWIRHLPWKDPVFTAQVLAMVSFIPGGAGGIVNASIALDSEVHNTAWIPGHFHITVGTATTLTFFAVSFWLLPHLTRKPLASVKGALWASWLWFWGMIIFAIGMHWEGLIGIPRRTYLATATGLGDMLARAQIPMALTGISGMVLMVASIFYFSVIFRTLLGRQRVAESAEVPIPVSESLEQFEAREAGLSAAGMKVAGAVRLMERLWIFFALALALVVLMYLPMLIGMVLNTHLLPGQRLW from the coding sequence ATGACGACGACTGTTTCCCCCGCCCTGCGGCCCACCGAGCAGGTCTATGCCGGGCACCCCGAAAAGAAGGTCACGCTGTATTTCCTGGTGACAGGTCTGGTGCTGCTGTTGATCGGCGTGGCAATCGGCCCGCTCCAGGCGCTCAATTACGCCGGAATCGACGTTTACCGTTATCTGCCGTTCCTGAAATCGTATTACCAGGGCCTGTCGCTGCACGGCGTCCTGAACGCGCTGGTCTTTACCACCTATTTTATCAGCGGGCTGCTGCTGTACCTGCCCTGCCGCGCCCTGAAGGTGCGTCCCAATCTGCTGGTGGCGTGGGGCGCGTACTGGACCATGACCGCCGGGGTGCTGATGGCCGCCGCCGCCCTGCTGACCAACAACGCCACGCTGCTGTACACCTTCTATCCGCCGCTTCAGGGCAGCCCGCTCTTTTACATCGGCGCGGCCCTGCTGGTGGTCGGCAGCCTGATCATCGGCGTTCAGGTCATCGTGATCTGGACGCAGTGGAAGCGCCAGCACCCCGGCGAGATCACGCCGCTGGTGGCCTTCATGAGCGTGGCGACCTGGATGATGTGGCTGATCGCCTCGCTGGGACTGGTGGTCGAGGTGGTCTTTCTGCTGATTCCCTGGTCGCTCGGCTGGGTGAAAGGCGTCGATCCGCTGCTGGCCCGCACGCTCTTCTGGTACACCGGGCATCCCATCGTGTATTTCTGGGTGATGCCCGCGTATATCTCGTGGTATGCCCTGCTTCCAGGGCAGGCGGGCGGCAAGATCGCTTCCGAGACGATGGCGCGGCTGTCGTTCGTGCTGTTTCTGCTGCTGTCCACGCCAGTCGGCCTGCATCACCAGTTTGCCGACACCGGAATTTCGATGTCGTGGAAGGTCATTCAGATGCTGCTGACCTTCCTGGTGGTGATTCCGTCGCTGCTCACGGCCTTCAGTGTGGGCGCGTCGCTGGAAATCGCGGCGCGGCTGCGGGGCGGCGGCGGCTGGGTCGGCTGGATTCGGCACCTGCCCTGGAAAGACCCGGTGTTTACCGCGCAGGTGCTGGCGATGGTGTCGTTCATTCCGGGGGGCGCGGGCGGCATCGTCAATGCCAGCATTGCCCTCGACAGCGAGGTTCACAACACCGCCTGGATTCCCGGCCACTTTCACATCACTGTCGGCACCGCCACCACCCTGACCTTTTTCGCCGTCAGTTTCTGGCTGCTGCCGCACCTGACGCGCAAGCCGCTCGCCAGCGTCAAAGGGGCGCTCTGGGCAAGCTGGCTGTGGTTCTGGGGCATGATCATCTTCGCCATCGGCATGCACTGGGAAGGTCTGATCGGCATTCCGCGCCGCACCTACCTGGCAACCGCCACCGGACTGGGCGACATGCTGGCGCGTGCCCAGATTCCGATGGCGCTGACCGGTATCAGCGGAATGGTGCTGATGGTCGCGTCTATTTTCTACTTCTCCGTGATCTTCAGGACGCTGCTGGGGCGGCAGCGGGTGGCTGAAAGCGCCGAGGTACCGATTCCTGTAAGCGAATCGCTGGAGCAGTTCGAGGCCAGGGAAGCGGGTCTGAGTGCCGCCGGAATGAAGGTGGCGGGTGCTGTCCGGCTGATGGAGCGCCTGTGGATTTTCTTCGCGCTGGCCTTGGCCCTGGTGGTGCTGATGTACCTGCCCATGCTGATCGGGATGGTGCTCAATACCCACCTGCTGCCCGGTCAGCGGCTGTGGTGA
- a CDS encoding LutC/YkgG family protein, translating to MKVSSEARLDILTRINRATGGQQPALERMPVLPSSRPRADIVAQFAEYAAEYRAHVQTVTESEVPGVLALLLAGKRVLVPGGLPAAWLAPLNTTPDAGQSHAELSSFGAVLTTCAAAIAETGTVVLDHGPGQGRRALTLIPDQHVCIVRADQVVDSVPEAVAALQAAITAGRPLTWISGPSATSDIELSRVEGVHGPRRLNILLIDSA from the coding sequence ATGAAGGTGAGCAGTGAAGCCCGGCTGGACATCCTGACCCGCATCAACCGGGCGACAGGAGGCCAGCAACCCGCGCTGGAGCGTATGCCCGTTCTGCCTTCTTCCCGCCCACGCGCCGACATCGTGGCGCAGTTTGCCGAGTACGCCGCCGAATACCGGGCGCACGTCCAGACCGTGACGGAAAGCGAAGTGCCGGGTGTGCTGGCGCTGCTGCTGGCCGGAAAACGGGTACTGGTGCCCGGTGGCCTGCCCGCCGCGTGGCTGGCTCCCCTGAACACCACGCCCGACGCGGGGCAGTCTCACGCCGAGCTGAGCAGCTTTGGCGCGGTGCTGACCACCTGTGCGGCAGCGATTGCCGAAACCGGAACGGTGGTACTCGATCACGGGCCGGGGCAGGGGCGGCGGGCACTGACCCTGATTCCCGATCAGCATGTGTGCATCGTTCGGGCGGATCAGGTGGTGGACAGCGTGCCGGAAGCGGTGGCCGCCCTGCAAGCGGCGATCACGGCGGGCCGCCCCCTGACGTGGATCAGCGGGCCGAGCGCCACCAGCGACATCGAACTCAGCCGGGTAGAGGGCGTGCACGGCCCCCGGCGGCTGAACATCCTGCTGATCGATTCGGCCTGA